One Amblyomma americanum isolate KBUSLIRL-KWMA chromosome 8, ASM5285725v1, whole genome shotgun sequence DNA window includes the following coding sequences:
- the LOC144100020 gene encoding uncharacterized protein LOC144100020, whose amino-acid sequence MAKVSIWSLLVLATVCVILGPVSAGDNASAHAHPTASDQSGAARWFPWLSNWREKWQNLWNSVWPPTKWRPPRWPWQQQTPRCKKANEVYTRCASGSCAEEVCFLRKIFSLCPKNCGYGCYCKEGYCRNLLKECVQLTKKERPPMLWKRQ is encoded by the exons ATGGCGAAGGTTAGCATATGGAGCCTTCTTGTGCTGGCCACAGTGTGCGTAATCTTAGGGCCAGTGAGTGCAGGGGATAatgcttctgcgcatgcgcatccGACAGCCAGTGATCAAAGCGGAGCAGCGCGTTGGTTCCCGTGGCTATCGAATTGGCGTGAAAAGTGGCAAAACCTTTGGAACTCTGTATGGCCACCTACGAAATGGCGACCGCCGCGTTGGCCTTGGCAGCAGCAAACGCCAC gctgcaaaAAGGCCAATGAGGTGTACACGAGGTGCGCCAGCGGGAGCTGCGCTGAAGAAGTGTGCTTTCTGAGGAAGATATTCAGCCTATGCCCCAAGAACTGCGGCTATGGCTGCTACTGCAAGGAGGGCTACTGCCGCAACCTTCTCAAGGAATGTGTCCAGCTGACCAAGAAAGAGCGGCCTCCCATGCTGTGGAAGCGCCAGTAA
- the LOC144100019 gene encoding uncharacterized protein LOC144100019: MAVASEAEQTLVLAQDGAAVSEEVAALAQGRVALARARAAAAQEEAVLAEERALMAQETAALAEEEAALVEVKAALAEEGAVLVEKEEALIEEAAVLAEVEEALLEEEAALAENEETGLMEDETALAEREAVLAEAKAALAEERLALQEEIAALVEEETAFFEAERALAEEEALLSEEESALSEAEAALSEEAAVLAEEEEALAKEEAALAEEEAAVAEDAILVEVKTPRVVNPGVLAEEEAALAKVEADLAEAETALAEEEAALAEEIMALAAAEAALLETIAALAEKETPQDENKVARSEPAEALAEEEAVGEETARAARLKLPLE; encoded by the exons ATGGCGGTTGCCTCAGAAGCGGAACAAACACTGGTGCTCGCCCAAGATGGAGCAGCGGTGTCCGAAGAAGTAGCAGCGCTTGCCCAAGGCAGAGTGGCGCTGGCCCGAGCAAGAGCAGCGGCGGCTCAGGAAGAAGCGGTGCTGGCCGAAGAAAGAGCTTTGATGGCCCAAGAAACAGCAGCCCTGGCTGAAGAAGAAGCGGCGCTGGTCGAAGTAAAAGCGGCGCTGGCTGAAGAAGGAGCGGTACTTGTAGAAAAAGAAGAGGCACTGATCGAAGAAGCAGCGGTCCTGGCTGAAGTAGAAGAGGCATTGCTTGAAGAAGAAGCGGCGCTGGCAGAAAATGAAGAAACAGGGCTAATGGAAGACGAAACAGCCCTGGCCGAAAGAGAAGCGGTCCTGGCCGAAGCTAAAGCAGCCCTGGCCGAAGAAAGACTGGCGCTACAAGAAGAAATAGCGGCGCTGGTCGAAGAAGAAACGGCGTTCTTCGAAGCAGAAAGGGCCTTGGCTGAGGAAGAAGCGCTCCTGTCCGAAGAAGAATCCGCGCTGTCCGAAGCAGAAGCTGCTCTGTCAGAAGAAGCGGCGGTTCTGgccgaagaagaagaagcgctggCCAAAGAGGAAGCGGCACTGGCTGAAGAAGAAGCGGCCGTGGCCGAAGATGCGATACTGGTGGAAGTAAAAACGCCACGGGTAGTGAATCCAGGTGTTCTAGCAGAAGAAGAAGCGGCACTGGCCAAAGTGGAAGCCGATCTTGCTGAAGCAGAAACGGCCCTGGCTGAAGAAGAGGCGGCGCTGGCCGAAGAAATAATGGCTCTGGCCGCCGCAGAAGCGGCACTGCTCGAAACTATAGCAGCGCTAGCCGAAAAAGAAACTCCGCAGGACGAAAACAAAGTAGCCCGATCCGAACCAGCAGAGGCGCTCGCGGAAGAAGAAGCAGTGGGTGAAGAAACCGCACGGGCGGCGCGTTTAAA ATTGCCCCTGGAGTGA